The genomic region ATCGAACCACAACATGTGAAGGACAGACTGGTTGCTGTGGTATCCGAGTTAATGGAATATTATCAACTTTAATAACTTCACTGACAGTAGATGTCAGTGAAGTTATTTTATAATGATGACAATCTCGGATTACTGAGAAGAAAGGCGGAGTAGACACATGAGCGAACAGACAAAATACAAGGCAGTATCAGGAAAATATACAATGAATGGTACACCTAACGGCGTTACATCGATTACCCCATTTATAACAGTGAAGGACCCTTCTGAAGCAATAGAGTTCTACAAATTTGTGTTCAATGCATGCGTGAAGGATATCACGGAGCATCCAGATGGAAATGGTAATACAATGATTGTTCATGCGGAATTGGATTTTGGAAAAGGTTTTTTACAGTTGGGAGCAGCGAACCCGACATATCAATTGGCTCTGCCCCCAGATCAAGAACATGCATGTTATTCTTTAGGCGTTTACGTCATGAATGTGGATGAAACCATTGCAACCGCTGTATCCAGATGGGCGAAAGTAAGAGAAGAGATTATAAACTTTGCGTCTGGTGATCGATTCGGAAGTATACTGGACCCTTTTGGCGTAAGGTGGTCTATTCTAACCCGGATTGAAGATTTGTCAGAAGAAGAAAGTAGTCGGAGGGTTGCTGAGTGGGCCAAAAGGGTTAGCGGATGAATAGTGAGTTTAGAATGAGCCCCTTTAAGGTAGAAGTACTAGCAGTATACTGATTGAATTAATAAATTTATCTTAACGAAACATAACGCCTTCTTTCCTTCGGAGAGGAGGTTTTTATGATGCGAAAGAATTTTAGTTGACATATAGCCTAATGTTAGGATATATTTACCCTAAAGTTAGGATAGATAATAATAGGATAAAGAGGAGATTGAATTTATGAGTATTCTATCCATTGTTTTGCAAGTGATATTAGGATTAGGTTTTCTCATGTTTGGGTTTATGAAGTTTGGGTCCAAGCAGATGGTGGAAGGATTTAAGAACTATGGATACCCTGGAGCATTCCGAGTATTTACAGGGTTGATTGAAGTCATTGCAGGAGTTTTAGTTATTGCAGGTAATTGGAGTGAGGGTTTCGCTGCATGGGGTGGTTTACTCATCGTGGTAACGATGATCGGTGCGATCATGACCCACATTAAAATAAATGATCAATTGAAACAAATGCTTATGCCGATCATTTTATTAATTCTGGGATTGGTCGTGTTGCTAATCAATTACGGATCTTTGTTTGAGTGAATAGTCCGTTAAACCTAAGGAGTGAGTATAATGGGAATCCAAATTATTAAACCCAAAGATCAAGCAAGTGGTCAGTTTGATGGCGGCAAAATAATAGAACAAAAACCAATTGGTTTTTCCGGAGAAGGCTCGATCATTACTCGACTAGGACCCCTATTTTACTGGGCTTGGGCTCATTCTCAGGGACCAGCAGAAATCGGCTTCCATCCACATCAAGGCTTCGAAATCATCACTTATGTAATCAATGGTAAGGCATATCATCGGGATACACTGGGTACGGAAAGTGTTGTACAAGAAGGAGGAGCCCAGCTCATGCAAACAGGCTCTGGTGTGCAACATGCTGAGGCGTTAAAGGAACCGACTGAAGCCTTTCAAATTTGGTTTGAACCACATCTAAGCCAAGCCGTGAAACGTGCACCTGTTTACTCACAATATGACTCTAATCATTTTTTGTTAGTAGACATAGATGGTGTGAAAATCAAAACACTTTTAGGAAACGATTCTCCTATGCAAATTGTGACTGATGCTCAAATGTGGGATGTACGTGTTCCTAAGGGAACAGTATATACGCATAGCCTTTCCTTCGGTCGTACATTGGCTGGTTTAGCCATTAGAGGAGACGGATCTCTTTTATCAGATACAATCGAAACAACTCATTTTTCACAGAAGGATTTTATTATCGTTCAACCAGAGGAAGAAGAGAAAGTAGCCATACAAGCTATTGATCAAGACCTTCGAATTTTGCTTATTGAAGTTCCGACTGAAGTTGATTATCCTTTATACAGAAAACCAAGATGACAAATACTGTTTTTTGGGAAGGTATCTAATAGGAGGTCCTGTACATGTTCCAAGGAGATGAACAAAGTCAGATCGATTTACGGCTTTTCCGTGTGTGGGTAAAGGCTAGTAAAACTGTTTTTGATGATGTTGTAAAAGATATAGAGCGGTCCGGCATTAGTAATGAGAACTTTATGGTTCTGGAACTACTCTACAATAAAGGACCACACACGGTCCAAAATATAAGCGAGAAATTTTCGATCCCAAGCGGAAGCATCACATATGTAGTGGATAAGCTTGAAAAGAAAGAATTAGTAAAGCGAGAACCAAGTCCAACAGACCGTCGATCTTCAAATGTAGTCATAACGGATCAAGGTCAAAATTTATTTAAAGAGATCTTTCCTCAACACGTTGAGGTGATATCCAAGAATCTGTCTTCGATTACCAATGAAGAAAAAATACAGTTAACCAATCTTCTCAAGAAACTCGGACTAGGCGCTAGTAGGATCAACGAATGAATTGAGATGAAACCGACTTTTGGTTGCACAAAGCGCAGGCTTTGATCCAGCAGGATTACCCATCTCCACAACGAGTCTCATGTACGTGGCAGAAGATAGCCAAACAGCCTTACGCGAGAACTACTCGCAACAATCATTATGTCTGCTATTAAGAGACACACATAAATCATGTCGGTAACAAGAATAACCTTATAACAAGGATAAGAAAAACATACTTTGGGGAGGCATTATGCCTCCTCTTTTTTGGGTTATTATGGAAAAATGAGCGAAGTCTTTAAACACAAAAAAGTCTCGTATAATAGACGACATCTATGGTATTTCACACTATGAAATAAGTTATCTATTATATTTCAAAAATAAACATCTTGAAATCATTTTATAGTTATGCAGGGTATTGACAGGGGGATGTTATTATTCAATTGTTCTTTTCTTTTCCATTCAATAGTGGATGATGAGACCCGGGAAACTCCATCGACCTTGTGAGGGGAAAGTAAAGACCTACTGTTTATTATCTTGCAGAATTGTACTAAGAGGGGATTATCATATTCATGAAGACAGTCAATAAACAAGCGATTGTCATTAGTGCGAAAAATGTACTGCAAGGAAATATTTTAACGGAACAGGAATTGGCAAGTACTGCTGATTCATTATCAGAACGGGTTACTTCTGATATCACATATTCTAATCCGGTCAATGGGATGAACAACCAGATGGTACCCATGATGATGGTTCTGGCTGGATACATTGGAGCGATGTTACTGAGTTTGAATCTTCAACAGTCAGCAATGATGACAAGTCAACGTAAATACAACAACTAATATAAAGAGGTGTATGAATCGTGAAAAATGAAACTCCTATCGGTTTAGATCAAAATAATGAGAAACTGCTGCTTCCCATTTATGAACCGTATGATCCCCAAGTTGACTTCTATGTGGATAGTAAAGCGATGGCTTTTGGGTCTGCTCTTCCCTTGGCATATAGTAACTGGAGAGACGAGTCCATGTCATGGAAGGAAACATGTTATCTGCATACTGGCCTGAATCCAGCCAGCGCTTACCGCGTCACTGGACCAGATGCGATAAAGTTCTTTGCTGATACGTGTGTCAACAGCTTCGCTAAATTCCCTATCGGTTCTCTAAAACATGCGATTATGTGTAATGAAGAAGGCAACATTATGACACATGGCGTGTTGCTCAGAGTAGGCGAGGAAGAATTCATTTCGTATTTCCTGGCACCCTACGCTGCCTATAAATTAGACACTGGAAATTATGATGCACAGGGAGAATATATACGCGATGAGTTCGTCTTTCAGCTTGCCGGACCTAAATCACTTGAAATAATAGAATCTGCGACCGGAGAATGTCTGCACGATCTGAAATTTGGACGCTACCGGATGAGCCGTGTTGCTGGGCAAGAGATTCGGGTTACCCGAATGGGGATGGCAGGTACGCTTGCTTATGAGATTCACGGTCAGAACGAATATGTACTGTCCATTTATAATGCCATCATGACAGCGGGAGAACCTTTTGGCATTCGAAAACTTGGGCTAACTGCGTATAAGATGAACCATACCGAAGGTGGATTTCCGCAGTCTTTCGTACATTTTCCATGTCCATGGGGAGAAGACTCAGGTTTCATGAAATATCTAGGGAAGTCGCAGAAGACTCGTCGCCCTTCAACATTGTTAATGGGGAGCATGGGTACAGACATCAGGCTACGTTACCGCAATCCCGTTGAATTGGGATGGGGAAAAATGATTAAGTTTGATCACGAGTTCATTGGACGTGAGGCATTAGAAAAACAAGTAGCACACCCACGCCGCACAATGGTTACTTTGGTCTGGAACACAGAAGATATCCTTGATGTACAGGCATCCCAGTATCAACCGGGTGAACCTTATATGGAGATGGAACCCGTACATTTATCTCAGGAAAATGGACGAACGGTATTATATGCTGACCAAGTTTTGAAGGATGGTAACTTGATTGGTGTCAGTTCAGGACGAATGTACAGTTATTACTATCGGCAAATGATTTCTCTTTGTTCCATTAATTCAGAATATTCCGTAATTGGGGACGAAGTTCATATTCTCTGGGGAAATCCAGGAACACGTCAAAAAGTAATTCGGGCTACGATATCACGTTTTCCATTCCTCAATGAACATCGCAATGAACATGTCGATGTAAACGCCATTCCATGTGGGGCACCAATGAAATAAGCGAGTTTACTTTTTTTATAGTAATAGCTAATCACATAATTAGGAGGCATTCATAGATTTATGGAGCACATGAATAGTAATAAAGTTCACGTTTCCGTACCGGAACTACAAAATCGTGCAAGACTGCTTATCTCTTGTCCGGATCAATCTGGTATCGTTGCGGCTGTATCGCAATTTTTATCTGATCATGGAGCAAATATTGTACATTCGGATCAGTACACGATGGACCCCGCAGGAGGTATATTTTTCATGCGAATTGAATTTGATTTACATGAGTCATCCAAACATTTAGCTGCAATTCAATCGGATTTTGCAACGTTGGCGGACCCGTTTGGGATGAGATGGTTATTATCTCCAGCAAGTCACAGGAAGCGGTTAGCGATCTTTGTTTCGAAAGAGGATCATTGTCTGCTCGAATTGTTATGGCAGTGGCGTGCCGGAGAACTGGATGCTGACATCGTGCTCATCGTCAGCAACCACCTGGATATGAAAACGATCGCTGAGTCTTTCGGAATTCCTTACCTTTATGTTCCCGTTACACCCGAAACCAAGGCGGAAGCTGAATCTCGGCACAGGGAAGCAGTAAAATTAGCGAATGTTGACATCATTATTTTGGCACGTTATATGCAAATCATACCGCCAACATTTATTGAGCAATACCGTAATCGTATCATCAATATTCATCATTCCTTTCTTCCTGCGTTTGTCGGTGGCAATCCTTATGCTCAAGCACATCACCGTGGGGTAAAACTTATTGGTGCAACTGCACACTACGTAACAGAAGAGCTTGATGGTGGTCCAATCATAGAACAGGATATACAACGTGTTACCCACCGTAACCATGTTACAGATCTGAAACGGATCGGTCGTCAGATTGAACGAACTGTACTTGCTCGCGCGGTCGCATGGCATGTGGAAGACCGTGTTATCGTGCATAACAATAAAACCGTTGTTTTCATATAGAAAAATGTCGAATAAAGGGATTGCTAACTAATTTATTGTGTGATATTATGATCCAGTAAACGTTTACATGGATAACGAATTGAATATTAGCAGTGTTTGGCTGTTACTGGTAAAGCAGGCATGACCAAAATGATTTTGCATTTTCCTTATGTGAGTAGGGGAAGGCATATCGTTTTGGTCTTTTTTATATCCAAATTCAGAAATGGGGCAAAGGTATGGACTATCGCAAGTTGGGACAAGAGATTACGGAGTTGGTTGGAAAGAAGGATAATATCGCTCGGCTTACGCACTGCGCAACCCGACTTCGGTTCGAATTGCACGACATCTCCAAAGCGGAGACAGAAAAACTCAAAGCTCTTCCAGGTGTCATTACCGTTGTGAATAATGGTGGACAATACCAGGTGGTTGTGGGCAATGAGGTGCAGCAGGTCTATCGCGTTATTACTCAGCAGATGGGTTCAACAACCCGGAGTGCAGACTCCAAATCAGATTCCGGAAAAAATAACGGACCAAAACAAAAACAGAGCTGGATTTCCAGATTCATCAGCGTGATCTCAACGACATTTACTCCGGTCATTCCGGCAATCATTGGCGCGGGTATGATTAAAGCAATATTGGCCGTACTTGTACTGACAGGCCTCGTAACGACGGAAAGCCAAAACTACTATATCCTTAATACCATTGCGGACGCAGCTTTTTATTTCATGCCTATTCTGTTGGCTTATGGAGCTTCCATTAAGTTTGAAACAAGTCCAATTATGGCGATGACGGTTGCCGGAGTGTTGTTACACCCCGGATGGAGCGCACTGATGACGGAAGGAAAAGATGTATTTTTCATCGGTGTTCCAGTTCGCCTAACGGATTATGCAGGCTCCGTGCTGCCGATTATTATCGTCGTTTGGCTCATGTCCTATATTGAACGTTTCGCAGATCGGGTATCACCTTCCATGATTAAGTTTTTCACAAAACCGATGATTGTACTATTGATTACAGCACCACTTGCATTAGTGGCGATCGGGCCTTTCGGAACGTATCTGAATGATCTGGTTGCGATGGGTGCAGAAGCAATTAATGCCAGAGCCAGTTGGCTGATTCCTTTGTTAATGGGAACTTTGCAACCGTTTCTGATCGTGACAGGCACTGCATGGGCGATGACGCCAATTGCAACTAGCCAACTGACCAAAAATGGATATGAAATGATCAACGGTCCGGGAATGCTCGCGTCCAATATTGCTCAAGGTGGGGCTACGCTTGCTGTAGCATTAAAAACCAAAAACCAAAAACTGAAACAGCTCGCTGCTTCATCCGGTTTCACCGCTGTACTGGGCATCACGGAACCATCCTTGTACGGCGTAACGCTGAAACTGAAGAAACCTTTGATTGCCGCAATGATCGGTGGTGGGGTAGCAGGAATATACGCTGGTCTGACCGGATTAGTACGTTATGCCTTCGTTTCTCCAGGGCTTGCCGCGTTACCTGCCTTTATTGGCAGCAATCCGATGAACATCGTTCATGCCATTGTAACGTGTCTGATCGCCTTTATCGTGACCTTTGCCCTGACATGGATCATTGGTTTTGAGGATCCAGTGGATGATGAAGAAGAAGGCAATACCAACGTTAACGATGACAAGACGCTTTCCGGCCAGCCTGTTCAAGACAACACCCCAGACACGAAGTCTGCTGCAACAACAAATGCAAATGTACTGAACCAAAATGAGATACACTCACTTATGATCGCCAGCCCTATGCAAGGGGAATTAGTGCATCTGGACCGTGTACCAGACGATGTCTTCTCTTTGGGATTACTGGGTAAAGGCGCTGCGATTATTCCTGCAAAAGGAGAACTGTATGCACCGATCGCAGGTGAAGTTACGGCTTTCATGGACTCCAAACATGCAGTCAAATTAAATGGTTACAATGGAGAAGAGATACTCATTCATATTGGAGTGGATACCGTCAACCTGAAGGGGAGACATTTCGACTCTTCCATTAAAGTAGGAGATCAGGTACAACAGGGTGACTTGTTGATCAGCTTCGATATCGACGCCATCAAGGCGGAAGGCTACGAAGTCATAACCCCGATCATTATCGCCAATTCGGATCGTTTCCCGGACATTAAGCTGGAAAAGCAGCGTTCTGTGGAGGTTGGAGCGACCATTATGCACCTTTCGTAACAACCGTAATGCGGTACGCTATATCTTTTGATCATCATTAAAATGAAGGAGTGTTAGAGATGTTATATCAACACATCAAGCCATTCCCCAATGAATTTCTATGGGGAGGCTCCACCTCGGCCTATCAAGTGGAGGGAGCCTGGAACGAAGATGGCAAAGGCCTGTCCGTAATCGATATGTGTGATCATCCCGCTGGAACCGCCGACTTCACAGTTGCGAGCGATCACTATCACCGATTCAGAGAAGACGTGAAGCTCTTTGCAGAGCTGGGCCTCAAAGCGTATCGTTTTTCCATTGCATGGACTCGAATCTTGCCTTCAGGCAAAGGGGCTGTTAATGAAAAAGGACTCCATTTTTATCACCAATTGATTGACGAATTACTGCTCCATGGCATTGAACCCATTGTGACCATGTATCATTTCGACTTACCTTACGAGCTTGAGAAAACCGGAGGATGGAACAACCGAGAGACGATCGATGCCTTTGTTGAGTACGGGCGTATCTTGTTTGAGCAATACGGGCATAAAGTGAAATATTGGTTGACCATTAATGAGCAAAATACGATGATTCTCCATCCTGGTGCCATTGGTACACCGAGAGGCGGACGTTTGCCATCCAATAAGGAACTGTATCAGCAAAATCATCACATGTTTGTAGCTCAAGGCAGAACGATGAGACTATTTCATGATATGATCCCGCAAGGCAAGATCGGCCCTGCATTGAACATGACTTCCATGTATCAGGCAACCTCCAGACCAGCAGATGCAATCGCTGCACATAACTGGGAGACGATTCGCGGATGGGGGTTTCTCGACTTATCAGTGTGGGGACGGTATAATCCATTATTCTGGAGTTATTTGCAGGAACGTGGCATCGAGCCGATTATTGAGCAGGGCGACATGGAGGACATCCAGTCGGGTCGTCCCGATCTGGTAGCTATCAATTATTACTCAACAGCCACCATTGCCGCCAGTACGGGCGATGCGTCAGATGTTACAGCTCGTGCAGGGGATCAGCAAATTATGCTTGGCGAGCAGGGAGTGTACCGGGCCGCGGAGAATCCATATACGGAAAAAACGAAATATGGCTGGGTAATTGATCCGGTTGGCCTAAGGCTGACATTGCGTAAGGTATGTGAACGATATGGTCTCCCGATTTTAATTACGGAAAATGGCATAGGAGCTCCAGATATACTGGAAGCAGATCACACGGTTAACGATACGTACAGGATTGATTTTATCGAGAAACACCTGGAGCAGATCAGACTAGCTCTAACGGATGGTGTGGATGTGATCGGTTATTGCCCTTGGTCCGTTATTGACGTGGTAAGCACCCATCAGGGGTATGGGAAACGCTACGGCATGATCTATGTCAACCGTGGTGAACAGGATCTGAAAGACTTGAAACGCTTGAAGAAGAAAAGCTTCTCGTGGTATCAGGAGGTCATTAAACAGAATGGCAGATGTATCGGAAATTCGGATCAGGCGGTCACGAAAGAATAAAGGATCGTGATGAATGCATGAAAGTAATTAAAATATTGAATAACAGCTTGCTTCTGACCAAGGATGAACAGGGACAAGAAGTGATTGTCATGGGAAAAGGGTTGGCATTCAAAGGCAAAGTCGGCGAGCGACTCGATGAGGAGCACATTCAGAAACGATTCATTCTGCAAAATAACCCGTCTGCCCAGGCTTATGTACGAACCATCGAAAACATGCCGGAATCACATGTGAACGTCATTAACAAACTCATTTCGAATGCCAAAGAAAAGCTCTCACTTGATGATCAAATCTTCTTTACACTTATGGATCACCTGTCATTTGCCATTGAACGTTGGAAAAAAGGTGTATCATTACAGAATCGTATGTTGTGGGAGATCCAAAGGTTTCATCCAGTCGAATTCGAACTGGGCCTGGAAGCCGTCCACATGTTGAATCAAGAACTTGGCATAGAGCTTACGGAAGAGGAAGCGGGCAATATTGCCTTTCATTTCGTCAATGCTCAAAGCCATGAACAGAATATGGAGCGCACGATGCAATCCGTTAAAATGTTAAAAGATATTTTCAATCTTATTCAATACAGCTTTGACATGCAATTGAATAAAAACTCCATCCATTATGTGAGACTCGTCACACACCTGCAGTTTTTCATTCAGCGTTTACAAGAGGGCCGATTAGGCAATTCGCCGAAAGATTTCATCTTTCAGCACATGGTGAAGGAGCATCCACTTGAATACAAATGCGCGGAGATGATTAAAACCTATGTGCAAAACATGCTGGATATCTCCATCTCAAACGAGGAATTATTATATCTAATGATTCACATTGCTCGAATTGTGCAGGAGGAGCAAGGTGATGAGGGACAATTATCCCATTGATCAGTTTGCGAACATATAATGAAGTGATCATGTCGCTACGACCGTTCTCTGGTATTTCACCGGAAAACGGTCGTTTGGTTTGACTACCCTTGGAAGACTATATTCATTATTGTGGCTTCACGTCTAACTCAAATGTTGGTCGAGGTAGCATATTCGCACTTGATTTTAATCGAATGATCGTTTATTATAGGTCCAGTGAACGCTACGTTGTCTATGAGGTGAAGAGATACTTGGATATCAACAACGACGTTGGAATGCTCTTTATATAACGCATCCTTGATTGACTTTAATCAAACGATTATTTAATATCATGTACATGAGACATAAAGATGAGAATAAACGAGAGCGTATTTTTAACGCAGCAATTCAATTAATTAATGAATATGGGCTATCGGAAACTTCGATGTCCAAGATCGCCAAAAAGGCTAACGTATCTGCTTCAACGATATACGTTTACTTCGAAAACAAGGAGGACATGCTCAATAAACTGTATGTAAGCATCAAGAAAGACATGAGTCTGGCCGTATTTCACAATTATGATGAATCGATTACGATCCAATCTGCTTTTGAGCATGCATTGAAAAATTTCTCGGACTTTATTTTAAGCCATAAAGATGAATTTTTATTTGCCGAGCAATTCTCCAATTCACCACTCCTGCATAAGTTGTCCCTGATGGAGGGAGCCAGTCTATTCGAACCTCTATTTAAGTTGTACGAGAAGGGTAAAAGTGAACGGGTATTCAAACAAGTGGATACGAGTCTGCTTCATATGTTTACGTTCAATCCAACCATGCAATATGTTAAAGAGGTTTTTGGCGGCCGGATCGAGTTGGAGCAAGATCGTTTGGACGAATTAGTTCAGATGACTTGGGATGCGATTAAAGCTTAATAAAGTTCTATTTTAGAGGGAATTACATTCACTATGGAAATCCCTCTGTTTTGACGCTATATATTAATCGAATGATCGTTTATTTATGAGGATTGAAAATTAATATACATTTACTACTATTAGAAAGAGGTTATGTAATGAACGCACAGTACAACAACATGTTTGAATCTTTTACACTCAACAAC from Paenibacillus sp. FSL R5-0341 harbors:
- a CDS encoding VOC family protein — translated: MSEQTKYKAVSGKYTMNGTPNGVTSITPFITVKDPSEAIEFYKFVFNACVKDITEHPDGNGNTMIVHAELDFGKGFLQLGAANPTYQLALPPDQEHACYSLGVYVMNVDETIATAVSRWAKVREEIINFASGDRFGSILDPFGVRWSILTRIEDLSEEESSRRVAEWAKRVSG
- a CDS encoding MarR family transcriptional regulator is translated as MFQGDEQSQIDLRLFRVWVKASKTVFDDVVKDIERSGISNENFMVLELLYNKGPHTVQNISEKFSIPSGSITYVVDKLEKKELVKREPSPTDRRSSNVVITDQGQNLFKEIFPQHVEVISKNLSSITNEEKIQLTNLLKKLGLGASRINE
- a CDS encoding glycoside hydrolase family 1 protein — its product is MLYQHIKPFPNEFLWGGSTSAYQVEGAWNEDGKGLSVIDMCDHPAGTADFTVASDHYHRFREDVKLFAELGLKAYRFSIAWTRILPSGKGAVNEKGLHFYHQLIDELLLHGIEPIVTMYHFDLPYELEKTGGWNNRETIDAFVEYGRILFEQYGHKVKYWLTINEQNTMILHPGAIGTPRGGRLPSNKELYQQNHHMFVAQGRTMRLFHDMIPQGKIGPALNMTSMYQATSRPADAIAAHNWETIRGWGFLDLSVWGRYNPLFWSYLQERGIEPIIEQGDMEDIQSGRPDLVAINYYSTATIAASTGDASDVTARAGDQQIMLGEQGVYRAAENPYTEKTKYGWVIDPVGLRLTLRKVCERYGLPILITENGIGAPDILEADHTVNDTYRIDFIEKHLEQIRLALTDGVDVIGYCPWSVIDVVSTHQGYGKRYGMIYVNRGEQDLKDLKRLKKKSFSWYQEVIKQNGRCIGNSDQAVTKE
- a CDS encoding TetR/AcrR family transcriptional regulator codes for the protein MTLIKRLFNIMYMRHKDENKRERIFNAAIQLINEYGLSETSMSKIAKKANVSASTIYVYFENKEDMLNKLYVSIKKDMSLAVFHNYDESITIQSAFEHALKNFSDFILSHKDEFLFAEQFSNSPLLHKLSLMEGASLFEPLFKLYEKGKSERVFKQVDTSLLHMFTFNPTMQYVKEVFGGRIELEQDRLDELVQMTWDAIKA
- a CDS encoding beta-glucoside-specific PTS transporter subunit IIABC, whose translation is MDYRKLGQEITELVGKKDNIARLTHCATRLRFELHDISKAETEKLKALPGVITVVNNGGQYQVVVGNEVQQVYRVITQQMGSTTRSADSKSDSGKNNGPKQKQSWISRFISVISTTFTPVIPAIIGAGMIKAILAVLVLTGLVTTESQNYYILNTIADAAFYFMPILLAYGASIKFETSPIMAMTVAGVLLHPGWSALMTEGKDVFFIGVPVRLTDYAGSVLPIIIVVWLMSYIERFADRVSPSMIKFFTKPMIVLLITAPLALVAIGPFGTYLNDLVAMGAEAINARASWLIPLLMGTLQPFLIVTGTAWAMTPIATSQLTKNGYEMINGPGMLASNIAQGGATLAVALKTKNQKLKQLAASSGFTAVLGITEPSLYGVTLKLKKPLIAAMIGGGVAGIYAGLTGLVRYAFVSPGLAALPAFIGSNPMNIVHAIVTCLIAFIVTFALTWIIGFEDPVDDEEEGNTNVNDDKTLSGQPVQDNTPDTKSAATTNANVLNQNEIHSLMIASPMQGELVHLDRVPDDVFSLGLLGKGAAIIPAKGELYAPIAGEVTAFMDSKHAVKLNGYNGEEILIHIGVDTVNLKGRHFDSSIKVGDQVQQGDLLISFDIDAIKAEGYEVITPIIIANSDRFPDIKLEKQRSVEVGATIMHLS
- a CDS encoding aminomethyltransferase family protein produces the protein MKNETPIGLDQNNEKLLLPIYEPYDPQVDFYVDSKAMAFGSALPLAYSNWRDESMSWKETCYLHTGLNPASAYRVTGPDAIKFFADTCVNSFAKFPIGSLKHAIMCNEEGNIMTHGVLLRVGEEEFISYFLAPYAAYKLDTGNYDAQGEYIRDEFVFQLAGPKSLEIIESATGECLHDLKFGRYRMSRVAGQEIRVTRMGMAGTLAYEIHGQNEYVLSIYNAIMTAGEPFGIRKLGLTAYKMNHTEGGFPQSFVHFPCPWGEDSGFMKYLGKSQKTRRPSTLLMGSMGTDIRLRYRNPVELGWGKMIKFDHEFIGREALEKQVAHPRRTMVTLVWNTEDILDVQASQYQPGEPYMEMEPVHLSQENGRTVLYADQVLKDGNLIGVSSGRMYSYYYRQMISLCSINSEYSVIGDEVHILWGNPGTRQKVIRATISRFPFLNEHRNEHVDVNAIPCGAPMK
- a CDS encoding DoxX family protein, with translation MSILSIVLQVILGLGFLMFGFMKFGSKQMVEGFKNYGYPGAFRVFTGLIEVIAGVLVIAGNWSEGFAAWGGLLIVVTMIGAIMTHIKINDQLKQMLMPIILLILGLVVLLINYGSLFE
- the purU gene encoding formyltetrahydrofolate deformylase, which codes for MEHMNSNKVHVSVPELQNRARLLISCPDQSGIVAAVSQFLSDHGANIVHSDQYTMDPAGGIFFMRIEFDLHESSKHLAAIQSDFATLADPFGMRWLLSPASHRKRLAIFVSKEDHCLLELLWQWRAGELDADIVLIVSNHLDMKTIAESFGIPYLYVPVTPETKAEAESRHREAVKLANVDIIILARYMQIIPPTFIEQYRNRIINIHHSFLPAFVGGNPYAQAHHRGVKLIGATAHYVTEELDGGPIIEQDIQRVTHRNHVTDLKRIGRQIERTVLARAVAWHVEDRVIVHNNKTVVFI
- a CDS encoding pirin family protein; this translates as MGIQIIKPKDQASGQFDGGKIIEQKPIGFSGEGSIITRLGPLFYWAWAHSQGPAEIGFHPHQGFEIITYVINGKAYHRDTLGTESVVQEGGAQLMQTGSGVQHAEALKEPTEAFQIWFEPHLSQAVKRAPVYSQYDSNHFLLVDIDGVKIKTLLGNDSPMQIVTDAQMWDVRVPKGTVYTHSLSFGRTLAGLAIRGDGSLLSDTIETTHFSQKDFIIVQPEEEEKVAIQAIDQDLRILLIEVPTEVDYPLYRKPR
- a CDS encoding PRD domain-containing protein; its protein translation is MKVIKILNNSLLLTKDEQGQEVIVMGKGLAFKGKVGERLDEEHIQKRFILQNNPSAQAYVRTIENMPESHVNVINKLISNAKEKLSLDDQIFFTLMDHLSFAIERWKKGVSLQNRMLWEIQRFHPVEFELGLEAVHMLNQELGIELTEEEAGNIAFHFVNAQSHEQNMERTMQSVKMLKDIFNLIQYSFDMQLNKNSIHYVRLVTHLQFFIQRLQEGRLGNSPKDFIFQHMVKEHPLEYKCAEMIKTYVQNMLDISISNEELLYLMIHIARIVQEEQGDEGQLSH